A stretch of DNA from Paenibacillus sp. FSL W8-0186:
AGCTAACACAATTACAGCGGCGTGTAGAAATTTTGAGTATAATATGGAACCTCATTTATGAATTTAACTCCAACTCCAAGCGTTGTATAGCCACTAGTCAACATATTATTCCTGTGCCCGGGCGAATTTAGCCAGCTGTAATGAGCATCGATGGCATTTATATGACCGCCTGCAATATTTTCACCTGTTGCCTTAAATTTGGTTAAGCCTTGAGCGGCCATTCGGTCGCCAGGTGATTTGCCATCAGGATTAGTATGGGCAAAAAAATCCCGTACCCCCATATCCTCGCTATGCAGGCGAGCGGCAACAGCAGCCTTCTCATTCCAGGTCAGGGGCTTCAAGCCTTTACTTACACGAAAGGTATTCGTCAAATCAAACACTTGAAGCTCATATGCCTTTAATGTATCCTCAGTAACGTTAATACTGTATACATCATCGAAATTGCTATTATTGGTTACAAATATCCCATCAACTCGTCCATTCTCTTGATCATCTGTGAACAGCGTTATTTCAATGTCATCCATTTGATAGTAGACAACATTATAAGAGCTGCCGACACTTTCTCCCCATAATTTGTCCGCTCTAGATCTCAAATCGGCAAGTCCTGTTCCCTTACCCTCGCCGCCAAAGCGCCAGCCTGCCCCGTTAGAAAATAAGGCAACAACCTCTTGATTCATAATTCCGACTTGAGCATATTTCTTCAAGTCCCGGTTATAGATATACCATGTCATATCACTGCTTATTTTATCTTTACGATTCGGCTGCCCTAACGCCGCAATGACGTCAGCTTCAGAATCGCCGATTTGTACGCCTTGAAGCTCGATGGCAGATGGCGCCAATGCCTCCTGCTGAATTACGTTTTCATCCTCTTTGGCAGAGGCATCCTCTACCCGTTCCCCCTGTTTCAAGCGAAAGAAGAAGGTCTGCGCTTCTGCACGAGTTAGAGTGTCATTCGGAGCAAATCCCTCGACGCCTGATCCATTCTTACCTTCAGCAAAACCCTCATCTAACATGAATTGGACGGCTTCGGTCACCGTGAAGGTTGTACCCATCATTCCCGTCATCAATTGTGCTGCATGTCCACGTGTAATTGACTCATTGGGCTGTTGTTTTACCTGTAAATTCAACTCTTTTGCCAGCCTATAGTAAGGCGCATGCCATACCTCACCGGCCTTTGCAGCTTCTATTTGCAATTCAGGGTATGTACGCAAAAGCATGACTAAAAATTCAGCCTCAGTAACTGATTTGGAGGGCTTAAATGATCCATCCGGATAACCACTCGCTATCCCCTGATCCTTCGACCACATTATTTTCTCATAGGCCCAGTGCGAGCTAGGCACATCTGCAAACATCGACGGGGCAGCCCCAATCCCCTTAGGCACTCCGATCCACACTGCTGCCGCTATGCCTGCGACACCAGCTATCTTTAACCAACGATTTTTTCCCACAGCTATCTCCCCTTAAACTCATGATGTTCTTCTAACGCAACCCTTCATAGTTCGACAAAATAAATTAAAATCCCTCTTATTAGAAGAGGGATCCTATCTTATTTCAATCTATTTACTTCGACTCCCGTTCCAAAGTTCAGAGTCATTCCTGCATCTCGTTCTCAATCCGCTTCATGAACTCCTCGGCGGCGCTGTAGCCAAGCTGCTTGAGATACCAGTTGTTCGCTGCGGCCTCGATCAGACCAGCGACATCACGCCCTGGTTGAAGCTGGACTTCAATATGCGGTATCTTAACCCCCAGGTATTCCGTGAACTGAGGTTCTACTTCCAGTTCATTGTTCAAAGAATTTTCCTCCCATGGGGCCAGCTCGATGTCCAGTACGATTCGCGTCTCGTCCTGAAAGGCCCTGCGTCCGTACTGCCGTACAACATTAATCAGGCCAACGCTGCGCAGCGCTAGGAATTCACGCGTGGTCTCATTATGCGTCCCGAGAAGAGTTGCGGGGCCGAGCTTCTTAAGCACCACAATATCATCGGCCACAAACCGGTGGCCTCTCCGAATGAGCGTATGCGCTGTTTCGCTCTTGCCAATTCCCGACTTGCCCCGAAGAAGAACGCCTATACCCGATACATTTACACACACGCCATGGATTGATATTTCAGGCGCAAGCGCCTTAATCAGATAACTGTCCAGCTTGGCGATAAATTCCGTTGTCGTCTCCGTTGTCCGCAGCAGCGGGATACCTTCCTGTTCGCAGAATAAAATTAAATAGGGAATCTCCTGCTGCCCTGAAGTCACAATGAAGCATGGCGGATGATATTTGACGACGTTTCCGATATGCAGCTTGCGTTCCTCAACGGTTAAGGTCAATAAATAGTTAATTTCCTTGCGGCCGAGCACCTGAACCCGGTTCATAGGGAAAAAATCAAAATACCCGACAAACTCCAGCCCAGGTCTATGCGTCCGTGGACGGGTAATCACACGGTCCATATGGCTGTCTGCCGCAAGCACTTCCAGATGGAAGGCTTCCTTCAATTTTTGAACAGTGACCGTTTTCATGATGTTCTCCTCCTGCGGTTAAGGCGTCCTGGCATACGCCTGTTGTTCATTACTCGATTTCGAATATATTCAACAACCGGGAGGGTTGTTCCTGCTAGGATGCCCAGATGCCAAAATTTTCTTGACAACCTGCCAACACGGATATATATTTAGTGACAATGATAATCATTATCACAATGTCCGGCCACAATTACATTTTTTATAAAGGAAGGGTACTTGCATGAATTCAAAACGAAAGTTCTCAATTAAACCATGGCTTATCTCATTGATTCTTGTACTGGCACTAGCGGGTTGCTCAGGCCAACAACCATCCAGCTCAACACCAGGCGAGGGTGCTTCGGTAAATACTGAAACTCCTAAAACGGAAGCTCCCGCTGCCCAGGAGACAAATGCTGAATATCCGATCGTAATCAAGCATGCTTTTGGAGAAACCACCATCGACAGCAAGCCTGAACGAGTCGCTACCATTCAATGGGCGAATCATGATGTTGTTCTCGCTCTTGGCGTTGTACCTGTAGGCTTCTCGGCTGCGAATTATGGTGTTCAGGATGACAGCGGACTGCTGCCTTGGACAGCTGAAAAGCTTAAGGAATTTGGCGTAAATGACCCGAATGTGTTCCAAGATACGGACGGCCTTGACTTTGAGGCGATTTCAGACGCAGACCCGGATGTCATTCTTGCAGCTTACTCTGGTATTACGCAGGAAGACTATGATATTCTTAGCCAAATCGCTCCGGTGGTGGCCTATCCGACCACTCCTTGGTTAACCACTTGGCGTGAGCAAGTCCTGCTGAATGCAACAGGTATGGGTATGAAAGCGGAAGGCGAACAGCTCATTAAGGACACGGAGAAACTGATCCAGGAAAAGGCCAGCGAGCATCCTCAGATCCAAGGAAAAAAAGTAGTCTGGGTCAACTTCTCGGCGAAAGACATGTCCAAACTACATATTTATACGCCTGCAGACCCTCGCGGCTCTTTTCTGGAGGAATTAGGACTGGTCTACCCTGAAAGTGTTACGAAGCAGATTGCGGATCCGACCAGCTACTCCATGAATTTAAGCGCCGAGAATGCAGACATGCTTAACGATGCGGATATTTTGATCGGGTATGGTGGCGAAGACTTGTATAATGCCGTGAAAGCAGATCCCCTGCTGGGTAAAATTCCAGCAATCAAAAGAGGCTCTGTCGTGTTTATCGGCGACGGTACGCCTCTGGCGGCTTCCGGAAACCCCAATCCGCTTTCAATCGCTTATACCATTGATGAATATCTCGGATTAATCGATGGGGCTATCCGTAAGATCAATGAATAGTTCTGCGATTCCAAAAAAACAACGCTCAAACTCGCATACCCCGAGGAACTTCACGATGGTTCTGGTAATTTGTTTGATCCTGCTGGGGGTATGCGTGATTGCCTCTCTGGTCTTAGGCTCTCGGCTGATCAGCTTCCACGAACTGATCGACGGTTTATTCCACCGAGACGTCGACTCCTACGAGGCAAACGTCGTTCGCAAGCGAATTTCCCGAACCGTATTCAGTTTGCTTGGCGGTGCGGCACTGGGGATTTCCGGAGCACTGATGCAATCGGTCACACGCAACCCGATTGCCGACCCGAGTATACTGGGGGTCAACACAGGCGCGTCCTTGTTTGTAGTTTGCGGGATTGCATTCCTGAATATCAGCACCGCTAATCAATATATTTGGCTGGCTTTAGCCGGGGCTGCCATTACGGCAGTTTTCGTATTCGGAATCGGCTCGATGGGGCGTGGCGGCGCCACGCCCATTAAGCTTGTATTGGCGGGAGCCGCCACAAGCGCCGCTCTTTCCTCTCTGGTCACAGCTATCATGATTCCACGCTCTTATGTCATGGATCAATTCCGGTTTTGGCAAGTCGGAAGCGTCGGTTCTGCAACCTGGAGCGGGATTGCTACCTTCGCCCCGTTTCTGATTGTTGGCATAATGATAGCTGTAATTACGGCCCCAGCATTGAATGCGCTGGCACTGGGAGACGAAGTTGCAACCGGCCAGGGCGTTCGCACAGGAATGTTAAGGCTTGTTGCGGCTCTTGCAGGGGTTCTCTTGTGCGGTGCAACGACCGCGCTGGCAGGCCCTATTGGTTTTGTCGGGCTGTTGGCCACTCACGCCATCCGCCTGATCCTCGGCCCTGACTTACGGTTTGTTATCCCAATGTCAGCGATGTCGGGAGCCATTATTTTAACGATATCTGATGTATGCGGCAGGCTCATCGGCAGTCCCGGAGAGCTTGAGGTCGGCGTCGTAACCGCGTTCATAGGAGCTCCAATACTCATCATTTTAGCGATGAAATCGAAAGTGCGTTCATTATGAGAAATCAATCGGTCGAATTTATTATGGCAGGCAGACGTCAAAGACGCCGCCGCTGGGTTCTTGTCACTAGCCTTCTTGCTGTACTCGCAGGCATGCTTTGCTGCGCTATGCTTTTACTGGGGAGCACCATTTATCCGGTGCAAGATGTTATTCGGGCACTTTCGGGAGAACATCTCAAAGGCGTGTTTTTTGCGGTGAATACGATTCGTTTGCCGAGAATGCTGGCAGGTCTTTGTGCCGGATTTGCCTTCGGCATTGCCGGGTATACATTCCAGACCATGCTGCGCAATCCCCTTGCAAATCCGAATGTCATCGGGATTACTTCCGGCTCAAGCGCTGCGGCTGTTTTTTGCATCATCGTGCTTCATTCAAGCAGAGCTGTCGTTTCCGCTGCCTCCGTCATTGCCGGGCTTGCTACCGTCCTATTCATTTATATGTTATCCAGAGGAAGATCCTTCTCGGTCGGGCGATTGATTCTGGTCGGAATAGGCATCCAGGCCATGCTTGACGCGGTGATATCCTATCTTCTGCTCGTTAGCGCGCAACAGGATATTCCCGCTGCACTGAGGTGGCTCACCGGCAGTCTGAATGGCTCTCAAATGCACGAGCTCCCGCCTCTTGTCATTACGGTTATTATTGCTGCACCTATCATTATTGCGCTGGGAAAACATCTGGATATATTGGAACTAGGAGAGCAATCGGCTTCTTCTCTCGGTATAGATACCGGCAAGACAAGAATCACTCTCATTGTGAGCTCCGTCTGCATGATTGCGATGGCTACCGCGACCACGGGTCCAATAGCCTTTGTCTCCTTCCTTTCGGGGCCGATCGCAAAAAGACTGGTCGGCGTTGGCTTCTCCAATGTCATTCCGGCAGGCCTGGTTGGTGTTAATTTGGTTTTGGCGGCAGATCTGATCGGACAATTTGCTTTTGAGTACAGATTCCCTGTAGGTATTATCACCGGGTTACTCGGGGCGCCGTATTTGATCTTCTTGCTCATCCGGATGAATCGAAAGGGAGAATTATAATGAAACCGACACATATTTTCCAAGCGGAACAGGTCGTAGCAGGCTATGATCATAAAACCGTGATCCACGGAGTAAGCCTCGATATTCCCAGCCATCAAATCAGCGTTATTATTGGAGCAAACGGCTGCGGGAAGTCCACGCTTCTGAAAACACTGGCGAGACTGATCAAGCCTGTATCCGGCAGCATCACCCTTGACGGCAAACCTATCGGCAAAATTGCGCCAAAGAAATTGGCCAGGGTCATCGGACTGCTGCCGCAATCCCCTATCGTTCCAGAGGGAATTTCAGTCGCGGATTTGGTGGGTCGGGGAAGGTTTCCGCACCAATCTTGGCACACCGGATGGACCAAAAAGGATGCCGAGGCCGTTGCCGAAGCGATGAGGATTATGGACATAACGGAGCTTGCCAATCACCATATCGACGAGCTGTCAGGCGGTCAAAGGCAGCGCGTATGGATTGCCATGGCTCTGGCGCAGCAAACCGACATTTTATTTCTCGATGAACCGACAACCTTTCTGGACATCACCTATCAAGTCGAAATTCTTGACCTGCTCACAGACCTTAACCGGAAATACGGAACAACGATTGTTATGGTTCTCCATGATATCAACTTGTCCGCGCGGTATGCAGACTATATTTTTGCGCTTCAAGAAGGAAAGCTTATGGCAGAGGGGGAACCATCCAAGGTAATTACAAGCACTCTAGTTAAAGACATTTTTGGACTGGATTGCACGGTGATCAAAGACCCCGTTTCAGGCTCGCCTTTGGTATTACCCAAAGGTCGTTATCATGTTACTGATGAATATTCTCCTGAAAAAGGTGATTAACACACCTGCTACGGAATGGAAAATTATAAGGACATCCATAGCGGATGTCCTTATTTGCGTTCCCTAACCCATCTAATGTGTCTTTACATTGAACAATTGATATCCTAATGATAAGATTTAATGTGACTATTGGACAATTTGTAATAAATAAACATTATGTTGAGGTGTCAGATGAAATTCTTTAAGTTTGTTGCCCTCACCCTATCCATAATCGCTGTGTTATTTACAGGGGCAGTCTTATATATCCTAAACTAGAGTATCTGTAGCATCAATTCGAGGTTACTCATTAACCTGCTGATTCTTTTTCGCTAGCTGCTGCTCCGCAAGCCGAACCATTTCCCGAACCATGGAGCCGCCAATTTTACCGCCCACCTGGCCGACCGATTCCGTCGTCAGATCCCCGTTTCCATCAGGTTGTAAAGGAATCCCTAATTCCTCCGCTACTTCATATTTGACATCGTCCGGCCGGTTGGGATCCACAGTATATCCTTCGCGCCTCATCACCTCTGCTTTAAAAGCCTGCATGCCTTCTTCCGCTCCTGGCACGACATATTTCCTTCTTCTTCTTGCCATTTCGATGAACACCTCTTATGCTTTTCCCCTAACATGCCCGGAAATCGTAACATTCATTCCGATTCACTTTAACCACTGCTGCCTTCCTCAAATAATTCATAATTTCAGTCTAAAATCAGCATCATCTATAATATACGATATAGATTTATATTAGCTTGAATAAGACAGCAGTTGATAAAGGAGTCACCGCTATGTATCAATTAACACATCATCAGGCCCAAAGCATTGTTGATAAAATGATGAAAGATATCCCCTACAATATTAATATTATGGATCAAGCAGGCACGATTATCGGCAGTGGAAATAAAGAACGAATCGGCACCCTGCATCATGGTGCAGTTGAGGCCATTAAACAAAAAAAAATAGTAGAAATCACAACAGATGAGAAACTCGTAAAAAAAGGCATCAACTTGCCGATCGAATTAAATGGCTATATTGTCGGAGTTGTAGGAATCAGCGGTGAGATCGAAGAGACAAGACCTTTTGGAAATCTGGTGAAATCAGCCGTTATTTTATTAATCGAGCAAAGCATTGCCATCGAGAGGGAAAACGCTAAAAATAACTTAAAGCAGCAATTCTTCAGTTTAGTTGCAGATTCAGATACCGTTTATACGAATGAACTCATTGAACAGGCATTGACCTACGGTATTTATTTAAAGAAGCCATCCATTGTCACTTATGTAGAGTTTCCGCATGGAATTCCCGAGAATGCAGCGGTTGACTTTCCTGCCTTCAAATTGTCAAATCATTTGCTTTGCCTGATTCTTCAAGAAGCAAATCAACGGCAAAGCCTTGAAAACCAAATTCGAGAATTAAGTCCTGATGCTCTCATCTCCTTTAGTGAAATGAACGACACGATCCATGAGGGTTTGAGACAGGCTAAATCCACTTTACAGGTATTAAAGGGGGTTATTACAAACGAGAAAACGATATGCTATTCGCATTGTGCGTTTATCGCCGATATGTCGATGCTGTACAAAAACGACAGGAAGTTAGAACAACTAACCCATTTGCTCGAAAACAATGATGAGCTGATCAAAACGCTCCAAGTCTATATCAGTTGCAACCTTAATGCCAATGAAACGGCCCGTCAACTTATTATTCATAGAAATACATTGAACTACAGATTAAACCGGATTTACAAAATGACCGGTAAAAATCCGCATCATATCATGGAACTCGTGGAACTGATTTTTATGCTGATTCATCGGGTTAAATAAGAAGGGTGCCCCATTACGTTTTGGGACACCCTCTATTTATTTTAATAATCTAGCGATACTTTCAGATGTGCGAGCAATATTTTCTCTGCCTCCAGCCAGCAAAGAATCGAGATCCGCTGCGCCGGGCACAATTCCAAAGA
This window harbors:
- a CDS encoding CAP domain-containing protein, with product MGKNRWLKIAGVAGIAAAVWIGVPKGIGAAPSMFADVPSSHWAYEKIMWSKDQGIASGYPDGSFKPSKSVTEAEFLVMLLRTYPELQIEAAKAGEVWHAPYYRLAKELNLQVKQQPNESITRGHAAQLMTGMMGTTFTVTEAVQFMLDEGFAEGKNGSGVEGFAPNDTLTRAEAQTFFFRLKQGERVEDASAKEDENVIQQEALAPSAIELQGVQIGDSEADVIAALGQPNRKDKISSDMTWYIYNRDLKKYAQVGIMNQEVVALFSNGAGWRFGGEGKGTGLADLRSRADKLWGESVGSSYNVVYYQMDDIEITLFTDDQENGRVDGIFVTNNSNFDDVYSINVTEDTLKAYELQVFDLTNTFRVSKGLKPLTWNEKAAVAARLHSEDMGVRDFFAHTNPDGKSPGDRMAAQGLTKFKATGENIAGGHINAIDAHYSWLNSPGHRNNMLTSGYTTLGVGVKFINEVPYYTQNFYTPL
- the hprK gene encoding HPr(Ser) kinase/phosphatase, which translates into the protein MKTVTVQKLKEAFHLEVLAADSHMDRVITRPRTHRPGLEFVGYFDFFPMNRVQVLGRKEINYLLTLTVEERKLHIGNVVKYHPPCFIVTSGQQEIPYLILFCEQEGIPLLRTTETTTEFIAKLDSYLIKALAPEISIHGVCVNVSGIGVLLRGKSGIGKSETAHTLIRRGHRFVADDIVVLKKLGPATLLGTHNETTREFLALRSVGLINVVRQYGRRAFQDETRIVLDIELAPWEENSLNNELEVEPQFTEYLGVKIPHIEVQLQPGRDVAGLIEAAANNWYLKQLGYSAAEEFMKRIENEMQE
- a CDS encoding iron-siderophore ABC transporter substrate-binding protein — translated: MNSKRKFSIKPWLISLILVLALAGCSGQQPSSSTPGEGASVNTETPKTEAPAAQETNAEYPIVIKHAFGETTIDSKPERVATIQWANHDVVLALGVVPVGFSAANYGVQDDSGLLPWTAEKLKEFGVNDPNVFQDTDGLDFEAISDADPDVILAAYSGITQEDYDILSQIAPVVAYPTTPWLTTWREQVLLNATGMGMKAEGEQLIKDTEKLIQEKASEHPQIQGKKVVWVNFSAKDMSKLHIYTPADPRGSFLEELGLVYPESVTKQIADPTSYSMNLSAENADMLNDADILIGYGGEDLYNAVKADPLLGKIPAIKRGSVVFIGDGTPLAASGNPNPLSIAYTIDEYLGLIDGAIRKINE
- a CDS encoding iron ABC transporter permease, which produces MNSSAIPKKQRSNSHTPRNFTMVLVICLILLGVCVIASLVLGSRLISFHELIDGLFHRDVDSYEANVVRKRISRTVFSLLGGAALGISGALMQSVTRNPIADPSILGVNTGASLFVVCGIAFLNISTANQYIWLALAGAAITAVFVFGIGSMGRGGATPIKLVLAGAATSAALSSLVTAIMIPRSYVMDQFRFWQVGSVGSATWSGIATFAPFLIVGIMIAVITAPALNALALGDEVATGQGVRTGMLRLVAALAGVLLCGATTALAGPIGFVGLLATHAIRLILGPDLRFVIPMSAMSGAIILTISDVCGRLIGSPGELEVGVVTAFIGAPILIILAMKSKVRSL
- a CDS encoding iron ABC transporter permease is translated as MRNQSVEFIMAGRRQRRRRWVLVTSLLAVLAGMLCCAMLLLGSTIYPVQDVIRALSGEHLKGVFFAVNTIRLPRMLAGLCAGFAFGIAGYTFQTMLRNPLANPNVIGITSGSSAAAVFCIIVLHSSRAVVSAASVIAGLATVLFIYMLSRGRSFSVGRLILVGIGIQAMLDAVISYLLLVSAQQDIPAALRWLTGSLNGSQMHELPPLVITVIIAAPIIIALGKHLDILELGEQSASSLGIDTGKTRITLIVSSVCMIAMATATTGPIAFVSFLSGPIAKRLVGVGFSNVIPAGLVGVNLVLAADLIGQFAFEYRFPVGIITGLLGAPYLIFLLIRMNRKGEL
- a CDS encoding ABC transporter ATP-binding protein, which encodes MKPTHIFQAEQVVAGYDHKTVIHGVSLDIPSHQISVIIGANGCGKSTLLKTLARLIKPVSGSITLDGKPIGKIAPKKLARVIGLLPQSPIVPEGISVADLVGRGRFPHQSWHTGWTKKDAEAVAEAMRIMDITELANHHIDELSGGQRQRVWIAMALAQQTDILFLDEPTTFLDITYQVEILDLLTDLNRKYGTTIVMVLHDINLSARYADYIFALQEGKLMAEGEPSKVITSTLVKDIFGLDCTVIKDPVSGSPLVLPKGRYHVTDEYSPEKGD
- a CDS encoding alpha/beta-type small acid-soluble spore protein, with protein sequence MARRRRKYVVPGAEEGMQAFKAEVMRREGYTVDPNRPDDVKYEVAEELGIPLQPDGNGDLTTESVGQVGGKIGGSMVREMVRLAEQQLAKKNQQVNE
- a CDS encoding sugar diacid recognition domain-containing protein, with protein sequence MYQLTHHQAQSIVDKMMKDIPYNINIMDQAGTIIGSGNKERIGTLHHGAVEAIKQKKIVEITTDEKLVKKGINLPIELNGYIVGVVGISGEIEETRPFGNLVKSAVILLIEQSIAIERENAKNNLKQQFFSLVADSDTVYTNELIEQALTYGIYLKKPSIVTYVEFPHGIPENAAVDFPAFKLSNHLLCLILQEANQRQSLENQIRELSPDALISFSEMNDTIHEGLRQAKSTLQVLKGVITNEKTICYSHCAFIADMSMLYKNDRKLEQLTHLLENNDELIKTLQVYISCNLNANETARQLIIHRNTLNYRLNRIYKMTGKNPHHIMELVELIFMLIHRVK